DNA from Pelodiscus sinensis isolate JC-2024 chromosome 1, ASM4963464v1, whole genome shotgun sequence:
aggcatcaagtgcctgctcacagctggctgctgtactcacgcctccccagagcctgaggAAGAAACGTGCAGCGGTGGTGACACTGGCTCCGGGACCCACACATTAGGTATGGGGGGAGGGCCTGGGAgtgtctgggtctgggtctgggtctgggggagcggaggggattGGGTGAGAACAgggatatgggagtgcctggctctggggcagtgaaggttttgttaatgttttgggttttatttatttatttccaaataaaatcacaaaatgcatATTAACTTTATATCAAATatatgccattttttttttttgcaattgcatgaataattgcaaagggcaactaaaatgattaggggtttggaacgggtcccatatgaagagtggctaaagagactgggacttttcattttagaaaagaggagatggaggggggatatgatagaggtctataaaatcatgagtggtgtggagagggtgcataaagaaaagttcttcattagttcccataatagaggaacaccaaataaaatgaatgggtagcaggcttcaaactaataaaagaaagttcttcttcacaaagcaaatagtcaacctgtggaactccttgccacaggaggctgtgaaggctagaactataacagagtttaaagagaagttagataaattcatggaggttgggtccatggagtgctattagccagggggtaggaacggtgtccctggcctcagtttgtggaaggctggagatggatggcaggagacaaatggcttggtcattgtcttcggtccatcccctccgagGTACCTGGTggtggctgctgtcggcagacagactactgggctagatggacctttggtctgacccagtacggccattctaagctcaggttcagggtcgggggtctcactggaccaacttgattttcatgcaaacctgctcctgggttctcacgtggcctttggtggccaggctggcagccatgcggctgtagacggccacgttcctctgcctagtgcggaggtcatgggcattggaggactccccccataccttgatgaggtccacgatctccgcactagaccaggcaggcgcccacctcttgtggccccgggcaggctcctgggagccaccatcctggtcccgggaacagacggagggctgggtggcagcgggtggctggctcgtgccgtgccaggtgcagggtctgctggctgggtgccggcaggcttgcaactggcacaaacactgtagccagcccgtgcccctttaagggctccgcggccgggaggggggcaaaaaagtttccctggtttggcccagagtcttcaccagggcaagctggggagggctagcctcccactagttcgaatgaagtggctacacagcccttaattcaaactacttaatttgaactaggcgttagtcctcgtagaatgaggtttacctagttcgaatacagggtgtgtctagactacagagttttgtcgacaaaagtggacttttgtcgacaaaactatacctgcgtccacactaccactgagttctgtcgacataacgtcgacagaactcagcagttttgtcgacgctggtaaacctcattttacgaggcataacaccttctgtcgacagaaggtgttattgcatgtaaactgtcctttgcgtctacactaccatgtcgacaaagcagcttgctttgtcgacagaactcaatgtagtctagacgctctttgtcgacagaagttttgtcgacagtatctgttgacaaaacttctgtcgacaaaaacctgtagtctagacgtcacctgagtttactaaaatctgccttcctgaaatccattgtggccatgttgctgttctccctcctactcatccttagaatcatgaactctaggaTTCcacgatcactttcacccaagctgccttccgctttcaaattctcaacccgTTCCTCCCTATTGGTTGAAATCAAATCTAGGACAGCTCTCCCCTCGTAGctttcttcactttctgaaataaaaggtGGGGAAAGCTACTAGGGGGAGGCTATTCTACAGGGCTGATGTTTCAGAAATGCACATTCCTAAgacgctccacttaggaaggaacaactgCAAAACGTAGGATTTTAGGGTTTGTATAAGAATATAACAAGTATAATGAAGGCTCTAAGTTCTGTATGTTTGGCTTATAAACTCTGTATCCTTCTGTCTCACATTCCAGCCAACCTTCCTGATTAGCAGGTAGGAATGGCTTGTGCTGTTGGAAGATATGTCTCGGGTACGCTCATAAATGCAGATCCGGTGTTAAGGCAGGAAGAGACCATGGCTTCTATGGTCATTTAGTCTATCTCAGGACATGGTTTTACTGCAATGTTTGCTATTAGGTTTTGCTTCTTGTCTGCATCATAAACTAAGCTGTGcttgggagtgttgtgagccagacacgagaagtcattcttctcctctgctctgcgatgattaagcctcagttggagtcttgtgtcccgTTTTGGgttctgcatttcaagaaagatgtggagaaattggagaaggtccagagaagagtaacaaaaattattaaaaatctagaaaacatgagctaggaggcaaGCTGAAggctttgggtttgtttagtttggaaaagagaagacggagaggggacatgacagtcgttttcaggtatctaaaagggtgttacagggaggagggggggatccATCTCtgtggcctctgatgacaggacaagaagcaatagggtTAAActacagcaggggaggtttaggttcctacctgccagggggtatgtctacactagccccctcgttgGAAGTAGAgaggctaatggaggcattcgaagttgcaaatgaaacccggggtttaaatatcccaggctttatttgcatcttcccgtccgggcaccatttttaaatccccttagtccgaactaaacGCCCGCAGCTacagcggcagtcaaacgttaactggaactaagtccttagcttgagttaactgttacacctcattccacgagttcagactaaggggatttaaaaatgggaaGGAGTCAACCCCCAGAGGCCAGGCTGCCCCTGCCGGGTTTTCGCTTTctcagaccacaagctaaacatcaCAGGAGGGACGGGCGGACAGACGGAACTAGATAAGGACACCGCGAGACAGAGGGACTAGCTAGAGCCCTGCGAGGGGGGTGaataggtgggtgggtggagtctttttcctccccccaaAGTGGCCTGGAGAACACCCCCCGAGGATCCAGCTGTGGCCCTTTTCCCAGCCCAGTTGGCAGCAGCTCCCTCTGCATTTCCCTCCTCcatgagctccagctgctgcctggatCTTGGGGACCCCCGGTGAGCTGTGAGGCATAAGACCCCCCCCCAGTGCAGTGCGGGgcccagagctgctccagctctgatcCACCTGGGGCCCTCACAGCCGGAGATGGACCGTGGGCATGTGGGGGCGCAGCGCCACCTACTGGCTGTCAGAGGGGATGCAGGGCTGGGTTTCCCTTTCCTATGCATGGGTGTTGCACAGATCTCAGCCCACAGACCTGAGGGGTAGTTCGTTCTCCACCCACGGGGAGAGGGGAATCGGCACCAGTGTGTGGAAACTGGCTTCTCTGCAGGGCACGTTGGATTTGGAGTCTCCAAGGCCCGGTGTGACGGGGGCTCGAACCCCCGCACTAAGCACAGCGCCACTTCGGCTCTGGGGAGCGGGCTCTGAGCCGCGCTGGTTCTGCAGCACATGCCCAGCAGTGCGCCGAGATGCAGCGGGGCGTAGGacccagaggagagggaaggCGGGGGATGCCGCAGAGTCGCCCCGACACCATGCTGAGCACGGGGAGCTTAAAAGGAGGTTGGGACGCACACAATGGGGAGAAAGAGCCGGGAAGAAGCGGCGTGGAGGCTGGCTGCATTCTCCCCAGCAGGAGACTGGCCGTGGGGAGCCGAGAGGACCCCCACCTCGACCCCAGCAACTGGCCCCATCCAGAGAAGAGTGGAGAGGCCGGAACCCCAGAGAGGAACCCCGGCCGGACATTGAGTGATGGGGTCAACTGGAACTCAGGGGCATGGccagtgagggaggggaggcCATAGAGGGTTAAGAAACATAGAAGAGGCAGAGCGGGGGATACAGTGGCAGGGTGGTCCCCGGAGGTGGCCCCTGGACTCTGTTACTCCCCTCTCTGTGAATTACGAGCCTGTAACTCATGATACGTCCCCAATTACTGCTCCCCACCGGGGGTTGTGCTGTCTTGCTAGTTTCTGGCTGGTTAAACAAACATGTCTGTTTCTTGCTGATCTCAACCTCCCTTAGCCATGTTGTCCACTGTTCACTAGGCCTCATGCCTCAGACCAGGCCCGTGGAGTTTGGGCATTTGGGAGAGATTCCTAACAGAGACTGGTCAAGATCTTACATACCTGTTCTTGGGCTTTTGGCCTTTCAGTGCTCTGTAAGCGAGGGGAGCCAAGCGCGGCCAGAACCGGCAGTCCCAGCAGAAAGGGTGGAGGCAGGAGACCCACAAGGGCCCCCGGAGACCATTCAGGGCGTGAGCCAAACCCGGAGACTCACAGCAGGGGTGAGACGGGTCGGAGAGGGACTGAATCCTGAAGCTTTGCTTTGCCTTGCTCTGCCCCTTGTGCCGTGCGGGCAgcgtgcaggtgtgtgtgtccgTGGGGCTTGGCAAAGGAACTTGGGGTCCTTGTTCTAATGGGATACGGCTCCCAAACTGTCAAACTCGGATCTCGAGAGCCTCTGGGGCCAGACAGCGGGAGAGGGCCCAAGCCacggagctggctggggaggctgacAATGGGTCTCGGGGTGCATGGAAGGTGGGATGCTCAAGTCTTCATGGCGAAGACGGGTGCCAGACCCTGAATCTGCTtagctgcccacccagctccctccagccccggctccctgcagctAGATTCAAAATTGCCTGTTTCCCTGtgggtcccagccccctgcagccagcggaCGAGCCGCCCATGTCcctccaggcccaggcccagctccctgtCCTGGAAAAAGCTTCACCTGCTggcagccagagctgagctgggatCTGCAGCCGGCACAGGCCGGGAGAGCTTCTGAACAGGCCTCCTGCcaagcagctgatgtggagatgGGCTTCCTGCCAAGCAGCTGACTGGCCAGCTGTGGGGAGCTGATTGGCTGCGGCACCTGCAAGCTGCTGACGGGGCCGACCAGGCGGTAGCAGATCGGTGCCAAGGGCTGATCCTCGCCCGGTGCTGAACACTCACTCTCGGGTCCCAGGGGTGCCCCCGTCTGGtacccccagtcccagcccctcccctgacaGCTGTCACCCGGCTGGTTCACCCGCCGAGCCGTCCCGCCCAGTCGGTCTCCATGGGGGGCCACGTCTCTGCTTCGATTCCCAACACTCCCGTTTTGGTTCGCTGGTTTCCTGTCCCGCATGGTCTCatctgccaggccgggtctgaACACAGCCCCGGGGTGGCATCAGGAAGCCCCTGGGATTCCATCATTCCGCCTGTCTTATTTCTGAACCCTCCCCCGCTCACACCCATACTTACAACAGTCTGAGTGTGTCACAGTCGTGCCTGGCGTCACCCTCGCCCCGTCGTGCAGTGGCAGGTGGGTGTCGTtagctggggaggccacacaagAGGCCACTGGTGGCCACGCCGGGAagggaacccaggggtcctggcccaGGCCGTCGGTGTCAGGGACAGGACGTGGTTTCTAGAGCCCTGTCGACGTGCCTGGAGCCCGAacccgctgggcagtgctggcCAGAGAGCAAGTGTGAGCAATtgggacacgggggcggggcTAAAGGGTTgtaggagcaaagccccagacaTTGGGACTGTCCCCATGAAATCAGGATGGGTGGTGACCCTGGTGCGCCCCTCTCAGCGCCCCATCCCGGGAGTTTGCGATGGCTCCCAGCTCCGGCTCCGCGTCCTTCTGCTCCGGTTCGGCGGGCTCCGGACACATCGCGGCTCTggggagctcagggtcaggggtggGCCGGACGAGAGAGGAAACGCTGGTTGtcacagagagcggggggggggggagaccgagTCCTGCCCATTAGCCCAAGGGCCAGGCCCAACCTGCCTCCCTCcggggtcccctccctcccctgcagtgggGTCCGGGCTGCTCAggaccagagggggctggatggacccaTCTACATGGGACagaggagacacacacagacctgcATGCTCAGGAGAGTTTATTGCTGTAGTGGCTGCAGCCGTGGAGGGGACAGGGGTGTCACTAGCGCGGAGACACTGGGGGGAGGCTGTTTGCAGCGGGGGACTGAGAAGCGCTCTCCCAGGGAGGGGTAAAGTGCGTGAAAGTCTGTTGCCTGATCGTGCGCCAGGGGCCCGGTTCTTTGCGTCCCAGGCGCTGAGCTCCCCATCGGGCGCAGGCGAGCGGCCCCCTCGCTAGAGTCGATACTTGCAAATGTAGGCGTTTTTCGTGCTACAGGTTTTATCGTTCCAGGTCTTATAACCTAGAAGGCAAGAGAGAAAtcagtggggcgggggaagggcacgTGGGTGGTGCCTGCCCTGGCGGTGACCCCCTCCCCCGACGGCATCGTGCGGAGAGACGACCCCGCGGCTGCGCAGGAGGCCCGAGAGCAGAGCACAGAGGCCGGGTCGGGGCCCGTGGGGAGACACGCTGCGGATGAGGGACCCAGCTCGCTCGGGGCTGAATGGGCCGGCCCGACCTCCATCTCCTCCACGTTGGGGTTTGGGCCTGGGCCAGCGGCAGCATCTCCCCCCACATGCCAGCGCTGCGGTGCCTGGCTGATGAACGGCTCCGTTCCCAGCGCCCAGCCACCCCGGGAgcgtcactcagggtatgtctacactaccctcctagttcgaactagggtggttaatgtaggcataccgcacttgcaaatgaagcccgggatttgaatttcccgggcttcatttgcataatccgggagcctccatttttaaatcccggttagttcgaaccccgtgccgcgcggctacacgcggcacggagtggctagttcggattaggctccccGGGAGCATCACTCAGAGACAGGGGCCCACACGTGTGGGGCAACGTTTTCCCCGCCTCCATTCCCCGCGTGTGTGATTGGCCGGGCAGGTCACGTGACATTGTTCCTGCTCAGTGACTGGATGAAGGACAGGTTTAAGTAGGAGATGATGAGGGGGAGGATCCTCCCCCGTGTGCATGGGGGGAAGGAGCATTGGTGCGGATCCGTGCGACGGGCCCGGCCCACGAGGAATGAGTCCCTCCGGAATTAGCGCGTGAGCGTCCCCTGGTCACCCAGGGCTCTGTGCGATCGCCAGCCAAAGGGACTAGCCCTGCTCCACCGCCTGCGCCACGCCAGCACACAACAGCAAGCGGCGTGATGGCCAGCCGGGGTTCCCCAGCAGACAGCTGCCCTGCTAAGTCCTGGCCTCCGCAGCACCGGGGACAGCGGGAGTGTGGCTGACGCCCCTGCGCTCTAGACATCCAATTTGTTACTGCCTCTGTCAGAGCAGCCCTGAGGCAGCTCTCAATTGCCCTAGGGACAAAATAGCCCCCggctgcctctgaatcagggtGGCAAAACCCACCCATGGGCCACCTGAAGATCTCATACCCCACCTGCATATCAAGAAGTGAGCAATAACTGTAGACAGGCCTTGACAAATGGCAACAAAACCTACTTGCctgccccgcactgcgcatgcgcaagatcCGTGAACGGggcgccacgggcgagtagattcagtgatttgtcgagccctgactatagttataggtttaaaactaataaaagaaagttcttctttacacagcgtatagtcaacctgtggaactccttgccagaggaggctgtgaaggctaggactataacagagtttaaagagaagctagatacattcatggaggttaggtccataaaaggctattagccaggggataaaatggtgtccttggcctctgtttgtcagaggctggagaaggatggcaggagacaaatcgcttgatcattgtcttcggtccaccctctctggggcacctgtcggcagacaggatactgggctagaaggacctttggtctgacccagtacggccgttcttatgttcttatgtagatatagaactggaagggatcttgagagctCTTCTAGCCCAGTCCCcggcactcaaggcaggaccaaacaccaactAGAGCATCCCCATTTGTCTATAATCTACTCTCAGAAatctccagggagggagattccacattGCCTTAGGCTATTGTTTCCAGCGCTTAACTTCTTAACagtcaagctatgtctacactacagagttttttcagaaaaaaaagtcgtttttcaaaaaaacccttcacttacaGCCACGTTGccatcacgttctttcgaaaaagaatcGAAAGACCAGACGGGTTTTCCTGACATTGCTAAATCTCTTCCTaggaggaagaagctttttgctGAAGAGCACGTTCAGAAAggggcgtgtgtggacagggcagagggagctctttcggaagaaggggaaaggggaaaaagcacaggtgccctggtggccactccgcccataaaaatcacagcttacatgcgcgtaagtgtccattcagtgtggacgctctctttggaaaaagcagatggctttttcgatgagctttggCAGTATGGGCGCGCACTTtcggaagagctctttcggaaaagcttcttccgaaagaagcctgcagtctggaccATGCCTCAGAGTGGTTACGAACATAAAAACAGGAACAGCCAGATTGGGTCAggctaaaggtccatctagccccgtgtcctgtctgcccacagtggccaatgccaggtggcccagagggagggaacacaacataGAACCagcatgtgatccctcccttgttgcccaatcccagcctctgacaaaaagtTTTTCTTATTCTCCAACCTGAGagtcccttgctgcaattcaaaccctttgcttcttgtcctgccaccAGAGGTTACTAAGAACAATTTTCTTCCCTGCTCCTTGCAACCCCCTTTCAGGTATTTGgaagctgctctcctgccccctctccgtcttctcctctccacaaggaacaaaccccattttgtcaaccttccctcccagctcatgTGTTCGAGAAGGTTCATCAGTTTCAttgctctgggccttctccagtttgtccatattttccctgcaatgtggtgcccagaactggacacactattccagctgaggccaatgtggggcagagcagagcagaagaatcgcTTCTCGGGTCTGGCTCCCAACACTCCGGTTCATGCCGCCCAGAAGGAGGTTTTCTGTTTTTGGCAGCCGTGTGGCACTTGTTGATGTGAAGTGATGGGattagaacagcccctctcccggACGGGTGAGCCGTGGCCAGAAAGGGGTTAAACAATCCCAGGCCAAACGGCTGGGAGTGAACTTGTCCGGGCGTGTGGGAGCAGTTGGCCAGTGACAAGTAGGAccggccagggctgggaggcacatGGACGGTGAATTAGGGGGAAGACTAGTTGGATGTGGGTACTTGGACCTTAGAGATGCTACCATGGAAACAGACATTTCCTGTGTCACAGAGATCAGCTGGGGGagccgggggagaggcagggagacgGGACAGGAGGCCAGGCCCTCGGCGGGCTGTGTGGTGTGCACAGGGTCCTGGTGGGGCTCCTTTCTGGGTGCAGGTGTGTTTGAGACTTTGCCTTACCAGTGGAAGTCCACAGCTCGACACAGTACTCCGTGCCTCCCTTGTTGTTTGGTTCCCAGTCATTCCAAGCATCGTAGCGATAGACGGAGCCATCTGACCACACCCAGGTTCTGTCCTGCAGATCCAGGGGAGAAAGGTTGTGGGGAGCCGGGCAGAAGAGACCCTGGTGATGCGGCACCGTAGACACACCAAACCCGCATACAGCAGGGCCCTGCTcaggccggggcgagggcgggggaaggggcagcccagAGACACGGACGTCACAGTAACGCTCAGCCCCTCAactttcccttctgccccccaagcccttcGCCGACGGACCAAATCCCCGCACCAAGCTGCAGTCACTCGGGGGGGccagtccccaggggccagggcccgccagggggcagggggcttccTGTGCTGGTCTCAGCCGGTGGGAGCAAAATCGACGTGTGTCTGTGATGGAGACGCTGTGGGTCGGGGGAGGGGACTCGGGGCCGTTTCCCTCTCGAGGGCtcagcgccagcctggccccaaggcAGCAGGACCGGGAGCTCCGGACACTCAGAGCAGGGGACAAGGGGCTGGTCACTGgaagggcctggctctggcctggcctcagcgctcggggggactggctgggtttggggggcacagaactagctccatgcagtgccgggggagggggagctggatgGCTGAGCAGGCTGGAGAACGGCTCACagcgcctccccctcccgcatggggcccggcccagcctctgctctggggcagggagccaaggCCCGAGTTTGTGAGAGCTGCTTGGGCTCTCCCATGGCCCAGCGCCGCCCCGAGCAGGGGCTGGAAACGGATGGAGCAGAGCTCGGCTGGAGATCGATGCGGTTACACAGGGGACGCTGTGACGGGCCTTTCAGCCTGAGTCTGGGCTGGTTTggtgcctccccccctcctccaaggttcTTGCCTGGGCTCCTTCCCAGCTGGTGACGGGTCCCCCGGTCCCTCCCTGCCCGGTGGAGCTGGGGTCCCCTACAGAGAACCAGGCCAGGGCAGGACCCCCAGGCTGAGGGAGGGACCAGCAGTTGGGGACAGTGCAGAGGTCAAATGAGAGCAGAACCTTGAGTCTCGGGCAGGGAAAAGTGGCTGGaaaatgtggggaggggaaagagagagaggttgtggggggcgggggaaggctcAGCACAGTGGGGGGcttggaaggggaagggagggggcagtagTTGGGGTGGTAGGTGCAGGTCAAAGGTCAGCctgaggctgggggggaccaggtTGGGGGGACCAGGACCAGGCTGTATTTgagggggagaagccagaggggaggaggaggctacAGTAGGATGGGAacagaaagggggcaggggagatagGGGCAGTGCAGAGGGGAGACACTGGTGCtcgtgagtgggggagggagaccctGGTAGCCACATGAAGGGAttgtggggtttgggatgtgcccagccccggggagccagagccgtggggcggggcagctgcCAGAGGCCAAGCCGGCGCTGGGCACTCACCTTGCTGGGGTCGTGGAGTCCGATCCAGACATAATCCTTGGAGC
Protein-coding regions in this window:
- the LOC142827954 gene encoding C-type lectin mannose-binding isoform-like: MLGSKDYVWIGLHDPSKDRTWVWSDGSVYRYDAWNDWEPNNKGGTEYCVELWTSTGYKTWNDKTCSTKNAYICKYRL